One window of the Oncorhynchus gorbuscha isolate QuinsamMale2020 ecotype Even-year linkage group LG17, OgorEven_v1.0, whole genome shotgun sequence genome contains the following:
- the isca2 gene encoding iron-sulfur cluster assembly 2 homolog, mitochondrial — MLWKMFFVLRRGAMLSATKTMSWTLARASFPLLTNVGQPILLRCPQSSQPLYTSLSRLSSKSAQEKTAESSPVEEKVYLSASCVKRLREIMDKGQYLRIQVEGGGCSGFQYKFVIDSTRNEEDRVFEQGGVGVIVDQDSLEFVKGSTLDYTQELIRSSFQMLKNPQADHGCSCGTSFSVKL; from the exons ATGTTATGGAAGATGTTTTTCGTACTACGGCGAGGAGCAATGTTGAGTGCAACAAAGACAATGTCATGGACCCTTGCTAG GGCCTCATTTCCCCTTCTCACCAATGTGGGCCAACCAATATTGCTGAGATGTCCACAAAGTTCTCAACCTCTCTACACAAGTCTCTCACGCTTGAGCAGCAAATCAGCCCAGGAGAAAACGGCAGAGTCCAGTCCAGTTGAAGAGAAAGTATACCTCAGTGCATCatgtgttaag AGGCTAAGAGAGATCATGGATAAGGGACAGTACCTGAGAATACAGGTGGAAGGGGGAGGCTGCTCTGGGTTCCAGTACAAGTTTGTCATTGACAGTACCAGGAACGAGGAGGACAG ggtgttTGAGCAAGGAGGGGTAGGGGTCATTGTGGACCAAGACAGCCTGGAGTTTGTGAAAGGCTCTACACTGGACTATACTCAGGAGCTGATTCGCTCCTCCTTCCAGATGCTGAAAAACCCTCAGGCAGACCACGGCTGCTCATGCGGAACCTCCTTCTCAGTCAAGTTATGA
- the LOC124001117 gene encoding NPC intracellular cholesterol transporter 2-like — protein sequence MDFHAASIIVLFSLIALTCAEPVKFVDCGSDVGKVVIVDIQPCPKQPCELHKGQAYAVNVTFDSAVESQTSKAIVHGVIAGVPIPFPIPIEDGCKSGIECPIQKAQSYHYVTQLPVKSEYPSIKLVVEWELRDDTGKDLFCIKFPVQIVN from the exons ATGGATTTTCATGCTGCTTCCATCATTGTTCTGTTCTCCCTTATTGCTCTCACCTGCGCAGAACCTGTGAAATTTGTAGATTGTG gCTCTGATGTTGGTAAAGTGGTGATTGTTGACATCCAACCTTGTCCTAAACAACCATGTGAGCTCCATAAAGGACAGGCCTATGCTGTCAATGTGACATTCGACAGTG CGGTTGAGAGCCAGACGAGTAAAGCAATTGTCCATGGTGTGATTGCTGGCGTTCCCATCCCATTCCCCATCCCCATTGAAGATGGCTGCAAGTCTGGGATCGAGTGCCCCATTCAAAAGGCACAGAGCTATCACTATGTGACTCAGCTTCCTGTGAAGTCTGAGTACCCCTCT ATCAAGCTGGTTGTTGAATGGGAGCTGAGAGATGACACTGGCAAAGACTTGTTCTGCATAAAGTTCCCAGTCCAGATTGTAAACTGA
- the LOC124002174 gene encoding GSK3-beta interaction protein, producing the protein MEIDYQPEDSPVSLFDEDCIDHVKDMRLEAEAVVSDVLFAVSEMYVSSNLDSALAVAYINVETREGNRYCLELNEAGLRVVGYAFDQVDESLSTQYFETIYSLLDTLSPGYREAFGNALLQRLERLQQNGQ; encoded by the exons ATGGAGATAGACTACCAACCAGAGGACTCGCCAGTCTCCTTATTCGATGAAGACTGTATTGATCACGTGAAGGACATGAGGTTGGAAGCAGAGGCAGTGGTCAGCGATGTGTTATTCGCCGTGTCCGAAATGTATGTGTCCTCAAATTTGGACAGTGCTTTGGCTGTGGCCTACATCAACGTGGAAACAAGAGAGGGCAATCGCTATTGCCTTGAGCTCAATGAAGCTGGACTAAGA GTGGTTGGCTACGCTTTTGACCAGGTGGATGAGAGCTTGAGCACCCAATACTTTGAGACTATTTATTCACTGCTGGATACCCTCAGCCCAGGCTACAGAGAAGCTTTTGGGAATGCCCTGCTTCAGCGATTGGAGAGGCTGCAGCAAAATGGACAATGA